A part of Larkinella insperata genomic DNA contains:
- a CDS encoding SusD/RagB family nutrient-binding outer membrane lipoprotein, with product MKKITILVLAGLLLGTVSCKESEFAEAYPDPAKISETTVEKQFTGVLYSNREYVLPGYTHYFVTLRTSLNPYTQATGTLSQSGRYVPGSAGIENVWYSYYDMMAQYRQLQKVYASKSAEQQAGLKIFMLAAPIYVYDHTQRLVDVHGAIPFTQAGMLSTNGGDYNASTAKFDTAEEIYTFMLDDLKRIATELNTITVNAGYQKAFQTQDFLNKGDVTAWKRYANSLRLRLLNRVSDVESFKSRVNTEMAEILGNAATYPIVETNAQNIQINVYDINTDLNSKGFRDGLASDGWYGNTASKSMIDHMNANKDPRLPILFEPGVNAGGKFIGIDPTATEAVQTAQFNAGQVAIYNRYTLSHNQFFPGVLINAPQMNLIKAEYYLRAGNDAAAKTAYETAITQSVDFYNKILSITNAIGITGSALPAQATPASVAAYIAGDGVNWSKAATSTDKLKLIATQKWLHYNVVQPYENWADIRRLDYPVLNFQTDNANAQTLPPVRWTIPGNEITYNAANYAAVRAADNLKTKLFWDVK from the coding sequence ATGAAAAAAATAACCATTCTAGTTTTAGCGGGGCTGTTGTTAGGGACGGTTTCGTGTAAGGAGTCTGAATTTGCGGAAGCGTATCCCGATCCGGCCAAGATTTCGGAAACCACCGTTGAAAAGCAGTTTACCGGCGTTTTGTACTCCAACCGGGAATATGTGCTCCCGGGTTATACCCACTATTTCGTTACGCTAAGAACTTCTCTGAATCCCTATACGCAGGCCACGGGTACGCTGAGTCAGTCAGGCCGGTATGTCCCGGGATCGGCGGGGATCGAGAACGTCTGGTACAGCTATTACGACATGATGGCTCAGTACCGGCAGCTGCAAAAAGTGTATGCTTCCAAATCGGCAGAGCAGCAGGCGGGTCTGAAAATCTTCATGCTGGCCGCTCCGATTTACGTGTACGATCATACCCAACGCCTGGTGGATGTGCACGGTGCTATTCCGTTCACTCAGGCCGGTATGCTGAGTACCAACGGCGGTGATTACAATGCATCTACGGCGAAGTTCGATACCGCCGAGGAAATCTACACCTTCATGCTGGATGACCTGAAGCGGATTGCCACCGAACTGAACACCATCACCGTAAATGCCGGTTATCAGAAAGCATTCCAGACGCAGGATTTCCTGAACAAAGGCGACGTTACGGCCTGGAAACGGTACGCTAACTCGCTGCGGCTGCGGCTGCTGAACCGGGTTTCGGACGTGGAGAGTTTCAAATCCCGCGTGAACACTGAAATGGCGGAAATTCTGGGCAACGCGGCAACCTACCCAATCGTTGAAACCAATGCCCAGAACATTCAGATCAATGTATACGACATTAACACGGACCTGAACTCGAAAGGCTTCCGGGACGGGTTGGCGTCGGACGGCTGGTACGGCAACACGGCGAGCAAATCGATGATTGATCACATGAACGCCAACAAAGACCCACGTCTGCCGATTCTGTTTGAACCCGGAGTCAACGCAGGTGGTAAATTCATCGGTATTGACCCCACGGCAACCGAAGCGGTGCAAACGGCTCAGTTCAATGCGGGTCAGGTGGCTATTTACAATCGGTATACGCTTAGCCACAACCAGTTCTTCCCGGGTGTCCTGATCAATGCTCCGCAAATGAATCTGATCAAGGCGGAGTACTATTTGCGGGCGGGCAACGATGCTGCCGCTAAAACTGCTTACGAAACCGCCATTACGCAATCGGTGGATTTCTACAACAAGATTCTATCGATTACCAATGCGATCGGTATTACGGGATCAGCCCTGCCTGCACAGGCTACCCCGGCTTCTGTAGCAGCCTACATTGCGGGTGATGGCGTAAACTGGAGCAAAGCGGCTACCAGCACCGACAAACTGAAGCTGATTGCAACGCAGAAATGGTTGCATTACAACGTCGTTCAGCCGTACGAAAACTGGGCCGATATTCGCCGGTTGGATTATCCAGTGCTGAATTTCCAAACAGATAATGCAAATGCCCAGACGCTGCCGCCCGTCCGCTGGACGATTCCCGGTAACGAGATTACTTACAATGCCGCCAATTACGCAGCAGTAAGAGCGGCAGACAACCTGAAAACCAAGCTTTTCTGGGATGTCAAATAA
- a CDS encoding SusC/RagA family TonB-linked outer membrane protein, which produces MVKDLLRLVILLLMISTPVFAQTISGRVTAGKDGQPLPGVSIVVKGTTSGTTTDVDGKYNVSASKNGTLVFSFIGYKTQEIAIASRSVVDVALVEDENILGEVVVTALGVAKEQRALGYATVTVKNDALVKAASPNFATALYGKAPGVVINATPGGATSAVSINIRGLSSITGNTQPLIVMDGIPIRNGEVRNNDYWGDNRIRGNGLLDLNPADIENISILKGASAAALYGSEAVNGVVLVTTKSGKGRKGLGVDFNASYSVDKIAYLPRYQNVRGPGYMLNYLNGGQDANGFIYYDTDGDGKGDTRGLLNATVNFGPKFDGQPVMAFDGVIRPYSPSGNSYADLFENASTSNINLAVSKATDNSNLRFSYTRQDNGMISYNAKNSKNIMSLNSSFNVNKKLQTDLVVNFINQHTHNRPFKVDRMINNFTGMMNRFESADWYFNKYQTSLGYKFVTGTNQSLTPEENIIRNGFKSDIADYVWSTRKNTYDEYSNRVIASVTQSWQILDDLKLRGRIGTDFTSERIEDKRASSIPLAFGYSGDFIMNNNLYSNVYGDVLLSYNKKLNEDVTLSATVGYTANKMLNTLMSRSTNGGLSTENFFDISASVNTPNGTNVRERYTRDAYLGTLNFDYKNFFFVEGTIRRDRTSTLITGNNAFVYPSVNSGLVLSDLFTLPRAVSYAKLRASWGIVGNYPTIYTANNAYTQGNLNIQQTGGSSVLYTTISNAFGNDKIRPEQKRELELGLEGRFLKNRIGFDLSYYNAQIVDQILPLTIAASSGARTVLANIGTLRNQGLELALNATPIAGNNTNDLNWDITLNLAKNSNKVEKLANNSTELLHADYDGNAAQLRSVVGQPMGDIYVHGILKDASGRNVVGPNGLYQLDGANWIKAGNAMPKLTGGLINSFSYKGFNLDLVADFRFGGYIMPTGINWMTSRGLTEESLTAMDAEHGGLSYYKDANGKGVQTTAAAGPSGEVVYHDGMLMEGVLANGEPNTNVVSQATYYNATYNWGGPQYGNARYELFVKENTYIKMREISLGYRIPANITRRIGTQNLTLSVFGRNLFFFYRTIKDLDAEQTNSSTRWTDNINNAGNNPSFRTMGVMLRASF; this is translated from the coding sequence GGGGGTAGCGAAGGAGCAACGCGCCTTAGGGTATGCAACCGTAACGGTTAAGAATGACGCGTTGGTGAAAGCGGCTTCGCCCAACTTTGCTACGGCACTTTACGGAAAAGCACCGGGCGTCGTGATCAACGCCACGCCGGGGGGCGCTACCAGTGCCGTCAGCATCAACATCCGGGGCTTGAGCTCCATCACCGGAAACACGCAGCCGCTGATCGTGATGGACGGTATCCCCATCCGCAACGGTGAAGTGCGCAACAACGATTACTGGGGCGACAACCGTATTCGTGGAAACGGTCTGCTGGATTTGAACCCGGCCGACATTGAGAACATCTCTATCTTGAAAGGCGCTTCGGCAGCTGCTCTGTACGGTTCAGAAGCCGTTAACGGGGTCGTGCTGGTAACGACCAAAAGCGGCAAAGGCCGGAAAGGTCTGGGCGTTGATTTTAACGCCAGCTACAGCGTTGACAAAATTGCGTACCTGCCCCGCTACCAGAACGTCCGGGGTCCGGGTTACATGCTGAACTACCTGAATGGTGGTCAGGATGCCAACGGTTTTATCTATTACGATACCGACGGTGACGGAAAAGGCGATACCCGCGGCCTGCTGAACGCGACGGTTAACTTCGGTCCGAAATTCGATGGACAACCGGTGATGGCCTTTGACGGTGTCATCCGGCCGTATTCTCCTTCCGGCAACAGCTACGCCGATCTGTTCGAAAACGCCAGCACGTCCAACATCAACCTGGCCGTTTCCAAAGCAACGGACAATTCCAACCTGCGGTTTTCGTATACCCGTCAGGACAACGGAATGATCAGCTACAACGCCAAGAACAGCAAAAACATCATGAGCCTGAACAGCAGCTTTAACGTAAACAAAAAGCTGCAGACGGATCTGGTGGTTAACTTCATCAACCAGCATACCCACAACCGGCCCTTCAAAGTTGACCGCATGATCAACAACTTTACGGGGATGATGAACCGCTTTGAGTCGGCCGATTGGTATTTCAACAAGTACCAGACAAGCCTGGGGTATAAATTCGTGACGGGTACCAACCAGAGCCTGACGCCGGAAGAAAACATCATCCGGAACGGCTTCAAGTCGGATATTGCGGATTATGTGTGGAGTACGCGGAAAAATACGTATGATGAATACAGCAACCGCGTGATCGCCAGCGTAACCCAGAGCTGGCAGATCCTGGATGATCTGAAACTGCGCGGACGGATCGGTACGGACTTTACTTCCGAGCGGATTGAAGACAAACGCGCCAGCTCCATTCCGTTGGCTTTCGGGTATTCCGGCGATTTCATCATGAACAACAACCTGTACAGCAATGTGTACGGTGATGTGCTGCTTTCGTACAACAAAAAGCTGAATGAAGATGTAACGCTTTCGGCAACGGTGGGTTATACGGCCAATAAAATGCTGAACACGCTGATGAGCCGCTCGACCAACGGCGGCCTCAGCACTGAGAATTTCTTCGATATCTCGGCTTCCGTAAACACCCCGAACGGTACCAACGTCCGCGAACGGTACACGCGGGATGCTTACCTGGGAACGTTGAATTTCGATTATAAGAACTTCTTCTTCGTTGAAGGAACCATCCGCCGGGACCGCACATCAACCTTGATTACGGGCAACAATGCGTTTGTCTATCCTTCGGTCAACTCCGGCCTGGTTCTGAGTGATCTGTTTACGCTGCCACGGGCCGTTAGCTACGCAAAACTGCGGGCTTCCTGGGGGATCGTGGGGAACTATCCGACTATTTATACGGCCAACAACGCCTACACCCAGGGTAACCTGAACATTCAGCAAACGGGTGGCAGCTCGGTATTGTACACAACAATCAGCAACGCCTTCGGAAACGATAAAATCCGCCCCGAGCAGAAGCGTGAGTTGGAGTTAGGTTTGGAAGGACGATTCCTGAAAAACCGGATAGGATTTGACCTGTCGTATTACAACGCCCAGATCGTTGATCAGATTCTGCCCCTGACGATTGCCGCCAGCTCCGGTGCCAGAACCGTACTGGCCAACATCGGTACCCTGCGGAATCAGGGTCTGGAATTAGCCCTGAACGCAACACCGATTGCCGGAAACAACACGAATGACCTGAACTGGGACATTACGCTGAACCTGGCTAAAAACAGCAACAAAGTAGAAAAGCTGGCGAACAACTCGACCGAATTGCTGCATGCGGATTACGACGGGAATGCTGCTCAGTTGCGGTCGGTAGTAGGTCAGCCGATGGGTGATATTTACGTGCATGGTATCCTGAAAGATGCCAGCGGTCGGAATGTCGTCGGCCCGAACGGCCTGTATCAACTGGACGGTGCTAACTGGATTAAGGCCGGAAACGCCATGCCCAAACTGACCGGTGGTTTGATCAACAGCTTTAGCTATAAAGGTTTCAACCTGGATCTGGTCGCCGACTTCCGGTTTGGTGGATACATCATGCCGACGGGGATCAACTGGATGACCTCACGCGGTTTGACCGAGGAGAGCCTGACGGCGATGGATGCCGAACACGGCGGTTTGAGCTACTACAAAGATGCCAACGGCAAAGGTGTTCAGACGACGGCGGCTGCCGGTCCGAGCGGAGAAGTAGTCTACCACGACGGGATGCTGATGGAAGGTGTTCTGGCGAACGGAGAGCCCAACACGAACGTCGTTTCGCAGGCAACGTACTACAACGCTACGTACAACTGGGGTGGACCGCAGTACGGCAACGCCCGGTATGAATTGTTCGTGAAGGAGAATACGTACATCAAGATGCGGGAGATCTCGCTGGGCTACCGGATTCCGGCTAACATTACCCGGCGGATTGGAACGCAGAACCTGACGTTGTCGGTATTCGGACGTAACCTGTTCTTCTTCTACCGGACCATCAAAGATCTGGATGCTGAGCAGACCAACTCCAGTACGCGCTGGACTGACAACATTAACAACGCCGGAAATAACCCTTCATTCCGCACGATGGGTGTGATGCTGCGCGCTAGTTTCTAA